Part of the Pieris napi chromosome 6, ilPieNapi1.2, whole genome shotgun sequence genome, TTTCATTTAcattatagaataaaataacaataaatcagtggcactagaacctatttaggtctaggcctcagaattctgaatctgtttcaatctaataggagagtaggtgatcagcctctagtgcctgacacacacggtcaactttttgggtcttagacaTATTGGTTTCCTTCGCCGTttgagtgaatgttaaatgcgcacagaaAATCTATTGCAAGACAAGACAAAAGTCTAGTGAACACCAACATCAAACCTATGTCCTCAGGGATGCGAGTCACACGCCGctgtagccactaggccaacactgcttacaCAATTAATTGGAAATTCTAAAATTTTGCTCAAAATATTAATGCATATACTTGTTGCACTTACTTGACATTGCCtccttaaaacaataaaaggaTGGCTAAGTAAGTTTTCCGTTACCAAACTTGCAACACTGATTGCTGTAGTTACATATGTATTGTtctctaaaatattaaatactttagttAGAACTGAAAAAGTAATGGAagtatcttatatatatctataacttatgtatatgtaacatatttaCCTTCTTCCGAAATGTCATCCATAACCAGAGGAGGACCTTGATATTCTTCATTTAAAGGAGTATGATACCCATATATTTGCTGATAACGAGTATCATAAAGGTCATTCGTTTCTCTATTAGGATCAAGCCCATAGGGTCtgttataattgttataatcaCCAAAACCAGCCATTTAAATACCTTTAACAAATTGTAGTACCTAAGTAGATATCCACCTAATGATTGCTATTAAAAGCAGAACATTTTAACTTGAAGAGTTTTTGCAATTCATCTGTAATGTAACACGATAATATCTTCATCAATGTAATTGGTAATCagaaatgaaattttattaaggtaagtaaatttttgggtgtttcaaaaaaattcagagaataataatatagttacgGAAGTCGGAATAATAGGGTACTTTAgtgttaaattttatgttacgCCCTCTCGAGTTCAGCCCCTTTACTATATGTAGTGTACATTATAtcgaaatatatatagatgataagttcaaatttattatttatttttagcatcattttatatagattaaaatctgatttatcataaaaataaactttaagaGAATACACATTGAAAATAGTGCAGTGATGTTACATGACATGATGCTAAATGAAAACATATTAAGAAAAAGCTGTTTTAATTAGTGTTTTACATGAtggaatattaaatatcacaaaatattaattttcccGGTGTcgtaatattcataatttataatggaggtttaaaacttttattaatataatatttattttagaactaGGTCCGACTGAAACTTGTATTCACAatcatgaaataataaaaaaaatggaacTAGTGCGGCCTGTAGAGGGGAGCTATATAGTGATAAAGTCAATGATGATGGGTCAACTTGGGGATTTTCCCCCTAAATTTAGGGGGAATCAAAATGTCCTGGGGGAATTCTAGGAGATAAGTGTATTGCGAGCCGCGAGGGTGCTTgatacaagattttttttcttaaaaccGCACggttctatttaatttattttaagcctAAAACCGAACCAATAAACCAAATATAAACTCCAAGCGTGGTTATAactgaaatatcaaaaagctaTAATACTCCAAgatcaaaattttataatgtatttttaattcatatttgaaattttttaaggGGTATTTAAAGTTAGTCCTGGGGGAACATTCTGttggagttggcatcactgagACACTGAATAAGGTGTTCACTGTTCACTGTTCAGTGTTCACTGGCTTGGAAGGAGAAGGGCTCGAACTAGGCATTGTACGGCCGCGGAGCTTCTCACtccttattatattaatgtacTCTTGCTATAATTCTGGAACAAATGAAAAAATCCAAAACGTATGACCAATAATTTTCTCCTTTCTGGCAAAGTGGGATTACACAGAGAAAGATTCTTGTTCCGCTTGCCACTGACGAACATTTATCGATTTGAACATATTAATTGAGAAAAATCGTATATTTTCTTAGGCGAATAAAAATGCTAACttgatttcaatataaaatgttgGGGAAGGCTGTGTTGTGCTTAGTGGCTGCTATACTTGAACATAGTAAGTGTTTTTACAATTCAAGAAATAAGTGGCAGAAATATGCAATGTAATGCCAGTTGATAGTTTCGTTAATTTTAAGGTACAGCAGTACAAGGTGAGTGCACTGATTTACACGGACGAACAGTGACTAATGGCTTGCATTACATCCCCGGTCCGGATACTTGTACACTTTGCATTTGTGATAATGGCTTGCCCAGGGTATGCAAAGCAGTTTTATGTTCGCCACCACAGGTACTTAACACTGAAACAACAATGTTTCgaagatatataatttatatgctAGTAATTAGTATAGTTTACATGTTCCTTTTGATTTTAGGACTGCCGTTCCTTTCGTGTTGGAAGCACTTGTTGTGAATTCATTTGCTTGGATGATGTTGTAAAGCCTTCAGAAACCCATGAAGCTAATTTTAGACTTGTGGGTGGGGGTGTCGGGGGAATAGTTTTGATCACTATTGCCCTTTCAGTTTATAGAGTTCGGAAACAGAAAAGACGTCGCCCTCCACATATTGATGATAGAGGAAGTTTAACTAGTATTgggtaatttttaattttgtttcaatttaatttcactAATCAGCAAATTGttcacaaatttaattaataaaaatattctggCTTGTACTAATGCTGGCAAAAGTGCATAGATAGGCTTTGGTTActtaaatatagtatattttttttaaatctactttttgttcttcccatacaaaacgccaatttcatacgtaaggacctaatacatatatcaatttatttaaaattagttacattttcataaaaaccatctctaattattttgttttatttggtcataattttgtgttttcaGGTACATAAGTGGTAGTATGGGCTGTATGGGTGGAGCTTGTGAGCCAGTGGCAGGTGCATGGAAACCTCCAGGTCATTATTTACCTCGAGGTGAAGCACCACCTCCCTATGAAGAGGCCATGGCACAGTGTCGCTCAGATCAGATACGGtaataatatcataattaCTCTTTCCTACAACCACTTATATGATAGGTGTTTTCTTGTTTTATCCTCTTTTTCTAAGTAACaaggttttatataaactgGATGTTGCTAGTTCACATTAGGGTgactaaaatctaaatttttaaGGCATAAATCAGGTTTGTACcctatgtataaaatataatcatcaaagtattttttttaactacaaCATAAAAGTGTTTGTAGATTCGGTGATCCAATAATGCGGTCAGCATATTCTAATAACTTAGAGCCCATTGCAAGATCTGAAGATTCCATGCAGTGTGTCGGACATGGATATGTAAATCTCACACGGCCTGTTTCTCAGGTGAGCTGCTTAGaagatagttaaataaaaggtTGGTTCATATTCTAGTTGTGAACAACTAagctgaattattattattattttttattttatttattgagaaagATTTACAGCTTATTACTAACTTACTTACTAAATACTAATAGTGaagtactaataatattaactggAATATAACAACTGTATAAATATACATCAAAGAAAGTAATAAACTAAGTAAAAATTGGTTAAGTAACACTTAACAGTTTAGTATAACTTatacacttaaaaaaaattacggtTCATCATTCATTCCACTGAGGAGCTCAAATGTCATAGCTCTCCTTGCCGACACCACACTTGAGGCGAATAGGTCAATATCACAAGTTAGAGAATTAAACTTACTCGCCGCCCTAACCATAAAGCTGTTCCTTCTGTATTATGTATCCATAGTACTCTTTGATGTTtccttaaaatgtttaaaaaaaagttaaattaatattaaaattacttatagcTGCCCAACACTCAGAGCTGCTTCACAGCTCCCTTACTTCAGCCGGTACATGCCCCAGAAGCAAGAGACAGTAACATCATATCGCATCACCCTTTGGCTCCGCCTATTGGCAGaggtaagatatttaaaaatatgtataaataaagcaGAAAAGTAAAAAGCCCTTAAAAGAATTAACAAACTTTTGTTATCAGACCGTGGTTgtgtctaaaaataaaatataaaaaaaaaacaatttgtcaAACAAAGTATTACTGGTGcttttcaatctaataaaaacatttttaagccTACTATATTCTTGAACCTTTCCTTGAATAATCAATGTGCGTTACTAGACTTTAAAAAAGTCTTTACTACTTGTCtggaaaaattactttatttaaaaattacaagaaGAAGAATTGATTTGTTTATACTAGGGTTAAATGCCAGTTTCATTTCAGTCACATGTTAATTGTTTGACTGCTTATTGGtgtagtggttagtacccctgactgcgaatccatgggtcccttgttcgatccccggctgagacaaacatcgatgtgatgagcatttggtgttgtgcttaggtcttgggtgtttaaatatgtattatctatctataatatgtccGTTGCCTATTTTGTTTGTTGCctataacacaagcttcaccagcttagcatgggactaggtcaattggtgtgaattgtccaatataaaaatataaaaaattgcgCACAGAAAAATCCATTGTTGCCTAGGGTTAGAACTCACTTACAAGATCGATAGTCACActttaaatgtgtttaaacACGCAAAAGTCTGTttcacattaatattttttaagtcagATTTGATATTTATTGGTTAAGCTCCTAAGaaactagtttttttaaacaaataaatacttattattcaatttaattcaattagtattctattatttacaattgtcaGGACTGTTTCGTCTGACTGGATCTTTGGGTACGATAAGCAATCGTGCGTTGAGTCTGGCGCGTGAAGACCACGACCGAGAGAGGCCTCATAACGTTCCCGGCTTTTACACCACACACACTGCGCTGTATGTATCCCATATACCGtttattgctattttaattgcaatgtTGTGtgagagcgttcaagtattacctAACGAGTTTTGGGGGGGAgagggtccttttgtaaaacgttacgatgcggggcggtaATTGAAATACgcgttataatattaacaatattattttcgactttccagtactttacaccacataatggtaacttttaggtataaagaggtggtgtaggtggtcacgaaacgttttactatagggtacagaaaaacgttactgCGCGTTATGTGGGTCAGGGGGGGGGTCaagaatctccaaaaattgtgtgacgtaatacttgaacgctcccttatctAATGGACTAATAAAGACTttattaaagtgaaacttttattacatcgtcTCAAACTTTTTCGTGTTCGTGCATGTCGCGTGACGGTCGGCCGCGGAGTAGGGATAAAGTGAAAGGCGCTCGTCATAGTAGCCAAGGCCAATATGGCGGCGCCTATGCAGCTGACCGTGTAGTGTATAGtctatacacatattaaataattgttattaatatgtgtatataatctaaataattgttaagtattatgtatgacgtactctctaagacacagagttccataaaaatattagttggagACTTTTATTATGTCCCATGATCATTCCAATTttccaaatataaaattaagattgataaagcgacccttaatggaatattattccaaaacattttagttaaatgtctataatgtgaaaaaaagtttcacttttaccgtggtttcataaaaccacactatccttttttattattgttgtacAATTGCTCATATGCCACGATAGTAATATATTTCACTCTTATAACtcataatttctaataaaaattgcAGTCACCGTACAATCCCGCGAATATCGACGGCCAGTGAGACGAGCGCAGTGGAATGTTTCACCCGGGGGGAGCGAGCTTGTGGAGATGTGCGACGATCCTTCCATCGACCCGAGCCACCCAGGGATCGCCATGAACGGATTGACCGGATTGATAGACAGACACACGCACACCCTAGGAGTGTGCCCAGGTAATTTTATAGTGTAAAgcgtaaaatgtttttaaaggttatttttatagtctagtcgacaagttgaaaatggaacaaaatagagatactactcctaaaattatgtgcgatagctcattggatccggaatgacgtctagaaaaatgtgctaaaagcgtgtattagcacataaaaaattgcaaaagttatagaccattaaagatgaaaaaataatggcatttagttttttgccaatatttaataaactattaatatttaagaaatttcaaataaagattctgaaagaagaggaaatttctaataaaaaactccaaaacttctaaaattaacaaaaacaaccatatataacaaagtatagaaaaaatttttttgtaaattttttgattatcatgaatattacttttatttaaaattaaaaaaaaattttctatactttgttatatatggttgtttttgttaattttagaagttttagaaaaaaaataaacaaaagttgaatatttgtttataacaaattggtaagttaataaacaatagaaatgttgattaaaaaaaattgtttttctgttactttatagaagactgtcaattatgatttttagaaaaaaaaaaatttcttaactaattatttaaacaatagaaaactaaaaaaaacgattataaacaattaaaaattgttattaaggaaaaatttttttttaaaaatcataaaatttttaatgtaataaagttatgttaaattttttttttaaaatattgatttaatcaatttgtttaaaaaaaaattatcaacaaatggcgggattttttttttttgcaaatcaataaatatcttgtattaataaaaaaacgattatatgatgattgagaaaaaaaaatttttttttaacatcattacatggatttttaagtttttgtttaagtaaaaaaattgttataaacaaagtataaatatttttttaacttttatggcacgatcttgttaagtatgtatgtaagaacggctctacgaagcgaaatatttttacgaccattattttaacattttttttcacttacaattaagacggtcgttcgagaaaatttcgttagttaacaattatttaacttgttgaaaaatttactttaagtaaaattttcaacgggaataaattaattatagtgttcagaacacaccataattttttcaaatttaaaaaaaaatattcaataccttaaataaattaattaatgtgccgtagtcgcttttgacgccacgcgcgaatcctaaaaatgtcacccgcagacctattttcagcgttaaattaacattataaataatggagatagagttctgaaagtcaggagttttttattagaaatttcctcttctttcagaatctttatttgaaatttcttaaatattaatagtttattaaatattggcaaaaaactaaatgccattattttttcatctttaatggtctataacttttgcaattttttatgtgctaatacacgcttttagcacatttttctagacgtcattccggatccaatgagctatcgcacataattttaggagtagtatctctattttgttccattttcaacttgtcgactagactattatACTTATTTCAATTGGTATTTTTTAGAGGTTCGGATAATGTATTCCCAGTAGCGAACAGTACACCCGGTAACTTTGTCTTAACTGATCAAGGACTTTCTTTAGAgtgttaacaattattcatgTAGGCTGAATTTTTTGTTTCACAGTAACAAAGGAATTAAAACaggtgtaataattttatgaaacagTACCGGCTCCTTCCACATACCGTTTTCAACGAAGACCGATTCAAATtaacgaccagtcactttgaTGTGGGATATCTCTGCATCATCTACCTTCATTTACCATATAGTTTTCAGAGGAGTTTTCGGATTTATCCCTCCAGCTGAGGTTTATCGTCGCAcgtcgacgtccgtcgttccacaactgagtgttTTTACCCACAAGTATATCGGAACCaactcgacttagggtccttcaagaaaatatcgtaccgattcttaaaaggcgaATACTTGCGAGCCCTCCGTCAgtgttatcacttaacatcaggggGATCCTGTCTGCCTATTGTtgcataaaattaataaaaaactagaaATATGTGACTAATAAATggaatattttcaattttattcttaaatttcaGGAATCTTAATATCGCCTCCACTACTGACACCGAAATAAATTTAGACGACACTgtgtaagtatttattttaattgtgtacCCCCATGTTTCTAACACGAACGATACAATTTcgtgtttacaatatttttaagggTGGGTTATAATTATTAGCCGCAGTGACGTCGCTAATGGGGCATTAGGGGCAATTCATGCATTGGGGGCATACTGtgtctattttatattattatagttaaaaagaaaacaatatttcttataattttttcgtGTTTTTTAGGAGTGTCAAATCTGGAGGCCGATCTCGTGCGCACAGTGAAGAACAAGTGGTCTCTGAACGTGGAAAAGCAAGACCAGCACCGCCCCCGCCGCTGCACGCGCAGCCTGTTCAACCGCCACCCCCATCCTATGCTACTTCAATTTCCCATGTAGCTCTGAGTTCCCATGCACCGCCCACTTCGCATGCTCCGCCGACATCCCAGGCACAGGCAAATACCCATGCACCGTCAAATATCCATGCCCCACCAACTATCCATGCTCCGCCAACTGTCCATGCCCTGCCAACTGTCCATGCCCCGCCAAATATCATTGCACCGCCAAACTCCCATGCCTCGCCAATTTCTCATGGCCCTATTCAGCCGACAGAGGCGACTCCGATAACGAGTGCTTTGGCTCCACAAAGTACTTTGCCGCTAACTGTGGATAAGGTACGGTACCCATCTTATTATTAAGAGTTCGATAGTgtcaaatatgtttttttttcgtagGATATATTGTATGATTTCAATTGGGTTTAGGAATTAGAGATTGGGATAGAATTAATgagattttaaaacatatttaactttaaataacttttacatTGCCTAGctactattttattatgtctatAAACTGGTCGTGTTCGCATATTATAGCGTCGGCAGTTTGCATGTACGTGgtccaaataaaaaagtgtgtgtcgattaatttatatagctGTTATTCACATCACATAATTCATATAACACGGACATTAGGGCGAAGACTTAAATCAGTTTATTTTGGCTGTTCTATTAGTGCTTTGTAAAATGGTTAACATACGGTAGGTATACGTACCACGTTCGTGATTTTGTatcgtttataaaaaaaaacaaaaaccctTATTACATACTTTTCATGAatagtgttattttttatattattagcttatgttttaaatagcGCGGGGCGATCCCAATTTGatttttggaatttgaatttaagtttttcatGAAATgttttgacaatttatttactgtgtttcgttaacaatttccttgtatttttttacctatcgtttaagtttcttaagtgaaaattcaatgttttaatatataatagtatgtaTGTAGTTACATTGGCATTAGAATTTTAGGATGGCTAAGGTTAAGGTTACCCGAACGTTGgctttaattaattcttcatagggttaataaacaattaatgatTTTAGCCGTCGTGCGGATGCAGCTACTCGGGTCGGGCAGGGCGGGGTGCGGGGGAGGAAGAAGCGGACGACTACCGCAGCGAGTGTGAGAACTGCAAGGCCACGGCCGACACTGGGTAATATATTTGACTGATTGACATATAATACGTTAATGTTATAGTAGTACTAATctcaaaatgttatatttgaattacgaatttaaaatatggcgaggggaccgatggctggccatgcgtcatactcgtgaacgggtgctacttgtggtgactggtcgtacttgaattcgtgtatgcggt contains:
- the LOC125050296 gene encoding uncharacterized protein LOC125050296 isoform X1 — its product is MLGKAVLCLVAAILEHSTAVQGECTDLHGRTVTNGLHYIPGPDTCTLCICDNGLPRVCKAVLCSPPQDCRSFRVGSTCCEFICLDDVVKPSETHEANFRLVGGGVGGIVLITIALSVYRVRKQKRRRPPHIDDRGSLTSIGYISGSMGCMGGACEPVAGAWKPPGHYLPRGEAPPPYEEAMAQCRSDQIRFGDPIMRSAYSNNLEPIARSEDSMQCVGHGYVNLTRPVSQLPNTQSCFTAPLLQPVHAPEARDSNIISHHPLAPPIGRGLFRLTGSLGTISNRALSLAREDHDRERPHNVPGFYTTHTALHRTIPRISTASETSAVECFTRGERACGDVRRSFHRPEPPRDRHERIDRIDRQTHAHPRSVPRNLNIASTTDTEINLDDTVSVKSGGRSRAHSEEQVVSERGKARPAPPPPLHAQPVQPPPPSYATSISHVALSSHAPPTSHAPPTSQAQANTHAPSNIHAPPTIHAPPTVHALPTVHAPPNIIAPPNSHASPISHGPIQPTEATPITSALAPQSTLPLTVDKPSCGCSYSGRAGRGAGEEEADDYRSECENCKATADTGWEEPPEGWGCGTQTLQRRAPPPAPPPPHTATLPQPVTRHEYINITIVDDRWASRRTGRTGSIPYRIRIQNRTKINLISLLRI
- the LOC125050296 gene encoding uncharacterized protein LOC125050296 isoform X2; its protein translation is MLGKAVLCLVAAILEHSTAVQGECTDLHGRTVTNGLHYIPGPDTCTLCICDNGLPRVCKAVLCSPPQDCRSFRVGSTCCEFICLDDVVKPSETHEANFRLVGGGVGGIVLITIALSVYRVRKQKRRRPPHIDDRGSLTSIGYISGSMGCMGGACEPVAGAWKPPGHYLPRGEAPPPYEEAMAQCRSDQIRFGDPIMRSAYSNNLEPIARSEDSMQCVGHGYVNLTRPVSQLPNTQSCFTAPLLQPVHAPEARDSNIISHHPLAPPIGRGLFRLTGSLGTISNRALSLAREDHDRERPHNVPGFYTTHTALHRTIPRISTASETSAVECFTRGERACGDVRRSFHRPEPPRDRHERIDRIDRQTHAHPRSVPRNLNIASTTDTEINLDDTVSVKSGGRSRAHSEEQVVSERGKARPAPPPPLHAQPVQPPPPSYATSISHVALSSHAPPTSHAPPTSQAQANTHAPSNIHAPPTIHAPPTVHALPTVHAPPNIIAPPNSHASPISHGPIQPTEATPITSALAPQSTLPLTVDKPSCGCSYSGRAGRGAGEEEADDYRSECENCKATADTGWEEPPEGWGCGTQTLQRRAPPPAPPPPHTATLPQPVTRHERPMGQPSNWENWFNTIPDSDTESDED